Proteins encoded in a region of the Triticum dicoccoides isolate Atlit2015 ecotype Zavitan chromosome 3A, WEW_v2.0, whole genome shotgun sequence genome:
- the LOC119271728 gene encoding formin-like protein 15: MVSMAAAADDDHDRRRIANLSPSPSDAPAPAQPHRRRLHSFSFPTLSWGTHRLLRCSKDPASAPPPPPPHTPSPDKEMARRSTDGGAGGGSPQRPPQRPWNLRTRRSATAAPGAVGPEAAADAAAEHAPARPAQKRGFSIVLSKEEIAQDFAFFRGTRPPRRPKKRSRPMQRQLDSLCPGLSLVDLTPDSYKIEER; encoded by the exons atGGTCTCCATGGCCGCCGCAGCAGACGACGACCACGATCGCCGCCGCATCGCCAACCTCTCGCCGTCTCCCTCGGACGCCCCGGCTCCCGCGCAGCCGCACCGCAGGCGGCTCCACAGCTTCTCCTTCCCCACGCTCAGCTGGGGCACCCACCGCCTCCTCCGGTGCTCCAAGGACCCCGCCTcggcgcctccgcctccgcctccgcacaCCCCGTCCCCGGACAAGGAGATGGCCCGCCGCTCCACGGATGGCGGTGCCGGAGGCGGTTCGCCCCAGCGCCCCCCTCAGCGGCCCTGGAACCTCCGCACCCGCCGCTCGGCCACTGCCGCGCCCGGTGCGGTCGGGCCGGAGGCCGCGGCCGATGCTGCGGCGGAGCATGCGCCAGCgcggcctgcgcaaaagcgggggtTTTCCATCGTGCTGTCCAAGGAGGAGATCGCCCAGGACTTTGCCTTCTTCCGCGGCACGCGACCCCCGCGCCGGCCCAAGAAGCGCTCTCGCCCGATGCAGCGCCAGCTCGAC TCGCTGTGCCCTGGATTGTCCCTAGTGGATTTGACGCCGGACTCGTACAAGATCGAGGAG AGGTGA